The Leucobacter chromiiresistens genome has a window encoding:
- a CDS encoding putative quinol monooxygenase, with product MSVTKGLLVRFDALPGKEDDVKEFLDSGRALVEEEPATTAWFAIRLGPSSFGIFDVFPDDAGRDAHLSGAVATALGEQTGKLFSEPTIEKLDVLGSKLPA from the coding sequence ATGAGTGTGACCAAGGGATTACTGGTCAGGTTTGACGCGTTGCCCGGCAAGGAGGACGACGTGAAGGAGTTCCTTGACAGCGGCCGCGCGCTTGTTGAGGAAGAGCCGGCGACCACCGCGTGGTTCGCGATCCGTCTCGGCCCGTCCTCATTCGGGATCTTCGACGTGTTCCCCGATGACGCCGGCCGCGACGCGCACCTGTCCGGCGCAGTTGCGACCGCTCTCGGCGAGCAGACCGGCAAACTGTTCAGCGAACCGACGATCGAGAAGCTCGACGTTCTGGGGTCCAAACTCCCCGCCTGA